The following are from one region of the Nicotiana tomentosiformis chromosome 7, ASM39032v3, whole genome shotgun sequence genome:
- the LOC104107332 gene encoding uncharacterized protein isoform X1, whose amino-acid sequence MAAKPFQITVEEFRLFHTIDRALYSLLVIELQRDPLESMQTLALWIWLERTGFNGVIRKILSLPQILINELTDEAITCLKCIEDNRFLLSTDASEIPLTQSLMAKEFSLLFFHENRDSATSGIRKIVTEVCLKALTDIMEKALKKSSEQTLTESKVSMVAPLAESFLTERIAQLGLGSDASPKRTKGHDVPREERTMFVTFSKGYPVAEFEIREFFTRIFGDCIECIHMQEVKSHEQALYARIVFVTPAIIDFILNDVPKAKFTINGKHVWMRKFVPKKCELFPPIHAASESA is encoded by the coding sequence ATGGCTGCAAAACCTTTTCAAATTACAGTAGAGGAATTCCGACTTTTCCATACGATTGACCGGGCACTTTATTCTCTCCTTGTTATTGAGCTTCAGCGTGATCCTTTGGAGTCAATGCAGACATTGGCATTGTGGATTTGGTTGGAGCGAACAGGTTTCAACGGTGTTATCAGAAAGATCTTGTCTTTACCTCAAATTTTGATTAATGAACTTACTGATGAGGCTATAACCTGCCTCAAATGCATTGAGGACAACCGGTTCCTGCTCTCAACTGATGCAAGTGAGATTCCGCTAACTCAAAGTCTCATGGCAAAAGAGTTCTCCCTCTTGTTTTTCCATGAAAATCGGGACAGTGCCACCAGTGGGATTAGGAAGATTGTTACTGAGGTTTGTCTCAAGGCATTGACAGATATCATGGAGAAAGCCTTGAAGAAAAGTTCTGAACAAACTTTGACGGAAAGCAAAGTGTCCATGGTGGCACCTCTTGCTGAGTCATTCTTGACAGAAAGAATTGCTCAATTGGGACTTGGGAGTGATGCGTCTCCTAAGAGGACGAAGGGACACGACGTACCACGTGAAGAACGGACCATGTTTGTTACTTTTTCCAAGGGATACCCTGTTGCTGAATTTGAAATCAGGGAattcttcactaggatttttggAGACTGCATAGAGTGCATTCACATGCAGGAGGTGAAGTCCCATGAACAAGCTCTTTATGCTCGAATCGTGTTTGTTACGCCTGCAATTATAGATTTTATTCTCAACGATGTGCCTAAAGCTAAGTTTACTATCAACGGTAAGCATGTGTGGATGCGCAAATTTGTCCCGAAAAAATGTGAACTCTTCCCTCCCATACATGCTGCCTCAGAATCTGCCTGA